A region of Diadema setosum chromosome 15, eeDiaSeto1, whole genome shotgun sequence DNA encodes the following proteins:
- the LOC140239309 gene encoding paraneoplastic antigen Ma3-like has protein sequence MSQQEEKSDFQAALAKLLGEHGKTLADLSLDPPVSSQSNPEVTIPKAVQETIVKHVVKSSSIQRRRLRLFSGRSPVPSGEFDFESWRRPAQQLVEAKDLSDSEKYNRIAESLLPPASDIIWALGKDVTAVQCLEGLEKAYGSTTDGDELYLKFSECYQQEHETAAEYLLRLQSHLSRALDAGGVAKERGDNVRVQQFLRGCLYNDPLLVALDLKRRPTPPTFVALLQEIRQEEQKQLDKAERRKGGHTGKKKALSAEQTAASPSDDRIAELQKQVMSLQQQLAATTNSFSRGPPRNQRRRRTMFCYNCGEDGHRMEQCNGETNAALVQSKMVSRTQSAGNGGGHQ, from the coding sequence ATGTCCCAGCAAGAAGAGAAATCTGATTTCCAAGCTGCCCTGGCTAAGCTACTTGGAGAACATGGCAAAACCCTTGCCGATTTGTCTTTAGATCCCCCTGTATCCTCCCAGTCAAACCCAGAGGTGACCATACCAAAAGCTGTCCAAGAGACCATAGTCAAACACGTCGTGAAGTCATCTTCCATCCAGCGAAGGAGACTCAGACTCTTCTCTGGACGTTCCCCTGTGCCAAGTGGGGAGTTTGATTTCGAAAGTTGGCGGCGTCCTGCCCAACAGCTCGTGGAGGCTAAAGATCTGTCAGACTCCGAAAAGTACAACAGGATTGCTGAATCGCTACTCCCACCTGCCAGTGACATCATTTGGGCACTGGGAAAGGATGTTACCGCAGTCCAGTGTCTTGAAGGTCTTGAGAAGGCATACGGGTCGACAACTGATGGGGATGAACTCTACTTGAAATTTAGCGAGTGCTACCAGCAGGAGCATGAAACAGCAGCTGAATACCTCCTTCGTCTGCAAAGTCACCTCTCACGAGCCCTTGATGCCGGCGGAGTTGCCAAAGAACGAGGAGACAATGTTAGAGTGCAACAGTTTTTGAGAGGTTGCCTTTACAATGATCCTCTTCTGGTGGCACTCGACCTCAAACGGCGGCCTACACCACCCACTTTCGTTGCCCTACTCCAGGAGATTAGACAGGAGGAGCAGAAGCAGCTTGACAAGGCGGAGCGCCGGAAGGGAGGACACACGGGCAAGAAAAAGGCTCTTTCAGCCGAACAAACTGCAGCCTCCCCTTCTGATGACCGCATTGCTGAGCTGCAGAAACAAGTCATGTCACTCCAACAGCAGCTGGCAGCAACTACCAACTCATTTTCAAGGGGGCCCCCACGCAATCAAAGAAGAAGGCGGACAATGTTTTGTTACAACTGTGGAGAGGATGGGCACCGAATGGAACAGTGCAACGGAGAGACGAATGCCGCCCTTGTGCAATCCAAGATGGTGTCGCGAACCCAGTCAGCGGGAAATGGAGGCGGCCATCAGTAA